Proteins from a genomic interval of Phlebotomus papatasi isolate M1 chromosome 3, Ppap_2.1, whole genome shotgun sequence:
- the LOC129807008 gene encoding ras-related and estrogen-regulated growth inhibitor-like protein, protein MKTEDKNNVPRVRIAVLGNINVGKSALTVRYLTRRFIGEYRSNTDLLYRQTISLDSGLLDVEIVDISVEGEADFPLEQIQWADACLIVYSITDKSSFDYASKSLAELKALQNAPFAYLIGNKADLDHLRAVSESEGAKLAASYGIGFCEVSVAENSPALYKAFERILIESRARPVKQRKFSVSKMIGTLIGSSASKPIQITQGTVVPCHKGDLHKSRVLKRRQAFAATISL, encoded by the exons ATGAAAACAGAGGATAAAAATAATGTACCACGAGTGAGGATTGCCGTTTTGGGAAATATCAACGTGGGAAAATCTG CACTCACTGTGAGATACTTGACGAGGCGTTTCATCGGTGAATATCGCTCCAATACAGATCTCCTCTATCGCCAGACAATTTCCCTCGACAGTGGACTTTTGGATGTGGAAATAGTTGATATATCCGTGGAGGGAGAGGCTGATTTCCCATTAGAGCAG aTTCAATGGGCAGATGCATGTTTAATTGTCTACAGTATTACGGATAAATCGAGCTTTGACTATGCAAGCAAGAGCCTGGCTGAGCTTAAAGCCCTGCAAAATGCACCATTCGCATACCTGATTGGAAATAAGGCAGATTTAGACCATTTACGTGCG GTCTCAGAAAGTGAAGGTGCTAAATTGGCGGCATCATATGGAATTGGCTTCTGTGAGGTGTCCGTGGCGGAAAATTCCCCAGCATTGTACAAAGCTTTCGAGAGGATATTGATCGAGTCACGAGCTCGTCCTGTGAAGCAGCGGAAATTTTCAGTCAGCAAAATGATTG GCACATTGATAGGCAGCAGCGCATCTAAGCCGATCCAGATAACCCAAGGAACTGTGGTCCCTTGCCACAAAGGTGATTTGCATAAGTCGCGCGTGTTGAAACGACGCCAGGCATTCGCGGCCACAATATCGCTATGA